The window CGCACCGCCGCCGGGTCGCACAGGCCGACGCCCGCGACCAGCGTGTCGCGCAGGTGGTCGTCGGGCGAGTCCTCGGCGGCGAGGGCGGCGGCGATCCCGCCCTGCGCCCAGCGGGTGGAGCCCATGTCCAGCAGGGCCTTGGTGACCAGCAGCACCCGGCTGGCCGGCAGCGCCGCGCGCACCCTCAGCACCGCGGACAGGCCCGCCACACCCGAGCCGATCACCACCACGTCGGCGTGCCTGGTCCAGCCGGCCCGCGGCGCGCCGAGCCGCGCGGGCAGCACCGGCAGCGGGGGCAGGCCGGCCGGTGACGCCAGGGACAAGGGCCGCCGGGTGCGCGAAGGAGAAACATTTTCGCGCACCCTTTGGCCCGCCTGGGTGTGCGGCGCCGACGCCGCGGGCGAACGGGTGCTGGTCATGGTCAGGCCTCTGGTTCGGCGGCGGGTGGGAGGGTGAGCTCGACGTTGTCGATCAGGCGGGTGGCGCCCACCCTGGCCGCCACGAGCAGCAGGGCGGGCCCGGTCGTGGCCTGGCCGAGGTCGTCGGGACTGGCGAGGACGAGGTAGTCGACCTCGATGCCTGGCTCGGCCGCGAGCACCGCGCGCGCGGCGGCGACGACCGCGTCCGGGCCGGCGGCGGCGGCCGCGAGGCCGGCCGCCAGCGCCCGGGAGAGCGCGAGCGCCGAGGACCGCTGGGCGGTGGTCAGGTAGGCGTTGCGGCTGGACAGCGCGAGCCCGTCCGGCTCGCGGACGGTCGGCACGCCGACGATCCGCACTCCGAAGGCCAGGTCCGCTGCCATCCGGCGGATGCAGACCAGCTGCTGGGCGTCCTTGCGGCCGAAGAACGCCAGGTCCGGCCGGACGAGGTGCAGCAGCGTCGCGACGACCGTGAGGACGCCGTCGAAGTGCCCCGGCCGGCTCGCCCCCTCCAGCATGTCGCCGAGCGGCCCGGCACCCACGGTCACCAGCGGTGCCGGGTCGTGCACCACCGACGGCGCGAACACGACGTCCACACCCTCCCGGGCGCACACCTCGAGGTCGGCCGCCAGGGTGCGCGGGTAACGGTCGAGGTCCTCGTGCGGCCCGAACTGCAGCGGGTTGACGAAGATCGTGACGACGACCTGCTCGGCCTCCCGGCGGGCCGCGCGGATGAGGGTGGCATGCCCCTCGTGCAGCGCGCCCATGGTCATCACCACCGCCCGGCGCCCGGCCGGCGGGGCGAGCAGCGCGGCCAGCTCCGCGCGGGTGCTGGCGAGGGCGGGCCGAGTCCTTGCGTCGGGATCGGCGAGCGGGGTACGGGGCATCTGGCCGTTCCAGTCCTCGAGTGCGGTACCGGACGTCGCGGACGACTGTAACCCCTGCGCAACCCCCATGGGGGTCCGCTGTGACCCACGCAGGAAGGGGCCAGGCCGGTGAGGTGGCGTCGTGTCCCGCCTTGATGTCGCTCGGACTTCGCGGTCGGCGGCTGCGGCGTCGCGTCGTCTACGTACGGTGACAAAGTGCGTACGGCCGAGCGGGCCGGTGACTGCTCTATCCAGCCGGCCGGATAGATGGCCCGGGGCGTGCCGTAAGCAGTCCAGCGTCGCCGTCGCCGGGCGCCCGTACCCGAGTGGAAATCGGGTCAGCTCACCGAGCCTATGGGCTCGGCCATGTAACACACCTCCGGGGCGCTGTCGTGAGGTGTGTCAGCTCACCGAGCCCATGGGCTCGGTGAGCTGACACGGTTCGGGTGATGGTGGAGCTGGAGGCGGTGTCGGGGCAGGGGATGCGGCCGCGGATCGAGCAGGCGAGGCCGACATGCTGTTCACCCGCTCCGCTCCGAAGGCTTGATCAGGAGCCAGGTGGCGCGGATCTCGCGCGCGGGACACAGCTGTGCCCACCCTGCCGCGGGGGACGGCAGGGCGGGCACAGGATCGGTGTGGCTAGCCAAGTGTGGCTAGCTGGGCGCGGTTAGCTGGTGTGCGAGTGGGCTCGGAGGCTCCTTGGCTGCTGGGTGGGGAGAACCGTCGCGGGGGTCTCGCCCGCGTCGGGGCCGGCCGCGGGGGTGGAGCCGGCCTTGGGGCGCCAGACGCGGTCGCCGAGCAGGGTGAGCATGGCGGGCATCAGCAGGACCCGGATGACGGTCGCGTCGATGAGGATCGCCGAGCCGAGGCCGATGCCCAGCTGCTTCATGCTGACCTGGGACAGCGTCGCGAAGATCGAGAAGACCGCGACCATGATGACCGCCGCGCTGGTGACCACGCCGGCGCTGCGGCGCAGGCCGGCGAGCGCCGCCGACCGCATGTCCAGCCCCGCCTCGCGGGCCTCGCGGACCCGGGAGAGCAGGAACACCTGGTAGTCCATCGACAGGCCGAACAGGATCACGAACAGCATCAGCGGCATCCAGTTGGCGATGCTGCCGGTGGCCGTGAAGTTCAGCAGGCTGTCCGCCCAGTGGTGCTGGAAGATCAGCACCAGCAGGCCGTAGGCCGCGCCGACGGAGAGCAGGTTCAGGCCCACCGCGAGGGCCGCGACCGTGGCGCTGCGGAACGCCGTCAGCAGCAGCCCGAAGGCCAGCAGCAGCACGAACCCGATCACCAGCGGGGTACGCCCGCCGAGCTGGTCGTTGAAGTCCAGCGAGCCGGCGGCCAGGCCGCTGACGTCGGCGCGCGCGCCGGGGATCTTCTCGATCGTCGAGGGCACCAGGTCGTCGCGCAGCGTGTGGACCGCGTCCATCGACGCGTCGTCGGTGCCGCCGCCGGCGATCGGCATGAGCACGCGGGCGACGGTCTTGTCGGCGCTGATGTCGACGACGACGGGCTCGAAGCCGACCTTGGCCGCGACGGCCTTGGACCGCAGGTCGTCGATCGCGGCGGTGACGGGCGCCGAGGTGACGTCGGGTGCGGACACCACGATCACCGCGGGCGTGGGCCCGCCGGGGAAGGCGGCGGTCAGCCGCTGGTAGGTCTTCATGACCGGGATGTCCTTGGGCAGGTCGTCGAGCCCCTGCTCGGCGGTGTGCATGCCCAGCGTCGGGAGGGCGAGCAGGATCAGCAGGCCGCCGGTCACGGTCGCGACGATGCCGGGGTGGCGCATCAGCCGGTCGAGCAGGCGGACCCGGCCGTTCTTCCCGGCCGCCTCGAGGAGCGCGGCCCGCTCGGCCCGCTCCACGCGCTCGGCGTGCTCGGCGGCGACGGCCGCGCCGAGGACCTCGGTCATGGCCGCGTCCGCGATCTCGCCGGCCTGGCGCTTCGAGTGCCGCGCGGTGCGGCGCGCCGCCCGCCGGGCCCGCCGGGAGCGGGGCGCGTCCGGCGCCGCCGGGCGCTTCCACGGCAGCCGGCCGAGCTCGACCCGGTCACCGAGCAGGGACAGCAGCGCGGGCAGCACGGTGACCGAGCCGAGCAGCGCGACCAGGACGACGATCATCGTGCCGACCGCGATCCCGGTGAAGACGCTCATCCCGGTGATCATCAGGCCGGCCAGCGACACGGCGACGGTCAGGCCGGAGACCAGCACGGTGTGGCCGGAGGTCTCGGACGCGATCGCCAGCGCCCGCTCGGGGCCGTGGCCCTTGGCGCGCTCCTCGCGCTCGCGGCGGATGTAGAACAGCGCGTAGTCGACGCCGACGGCGAGGCCGATCAGCAGCATGACCGATGTCGCGATCTCGTTGGTCGGCATCAGGTGGCTGACGAACGCGACGACGCCGAGCGTGCCGATGAACGCGGTCATCGCCAGCGCCACCGGGATCAGCGCGGCGATCAGCGCGCCGAACACGATCAGCAGGATGGCGATGGTCACCGGGATCGCGGACCACTCGGCCCGCTGGAAGTCGTTGCCCATCGTCTCGTCGAGGGCCTTGTCGGCGCTCGCCTGGCCGAACTGCTCGACCGTGAGCCCGCTGTGGGCGGCGGCGACCGAGGCGACGGTGTCCATGACCGGCTCGATCCGGTCGGCCGCGGTGTCGGGGTCCCCGGTGAGCTCGAAGGTCACCAGCACGGACCGGCCGTCCGCGGAGACCAGACCGCTGTCCTCGGTGGCACCCTGCGCGGGGATCGGGGCGCGCACGTCGGTCACCTCACCGGTGGCCGCGATCCGCGCGATGACATCGGCGACCGTCGCGCGGACCTGCGGGTCGGCCAGCTGGCCGCCGGCCGGCGCGGTAGGAAGCTGGATGAGGACGTTCTCGCTGTCGCGGTCGACGAAGCCGGCGTCGCGCAGCGTCTGCTCCGCGCGGCCGCTCTCGCCGAGGCTCATGTCCTCGTCCTTGAGGGTCTTCGTGCCGATCATGTTGCCAATCATGATCACGGCGACGACGGCGAGCAGCCAGCCGGCGACGGCGAACTTGCGGTGCCGCACGCTCCAGCGCGCGGCCCTGGCGGCGAGGTGGTTGGCGTGACCGTCGGCGGTGACGCGGCCCGCGTTGCCGTTCGGCCGGCGGGCGGCCCCGGCGGCGGAGCGCGCCGGGGCCTGGGCGGAGTGATCGGCCCGATGGCCGTCGGGGTGGTGGGGAGCGCGACTGGGCATGGGTCAACGGTCCCGGAACGGGCGGGCAAGGTCACTGGAGTGAACCGCCGGCCCTGGGGTCAGGCCAGCCTGTGGGCCATGGTGGGTCACCACCGCCGGCCGGGGTGGGGCCAGCCCCACCCTGACGCGGTGCGGCGCGGGTGCCGCCGTCCTTTGCCGGGCCCGTGACCAGGACTTCCACCCGTGCCCGCGGCGTTCCCGCGGCAGGCGCGAAAACTGGCGTCCGCGGGGCACGCCGGCCGTCATCCGCTGGCGCCAGGCGTCCCGGGTGGATGTCGGAACGCCGACAGGCGGCCGACGGTCTCGTCTCCGTAACGGCCGAGCCGCGCGGGTCGATCCCTGCGAAGATCGACCCTTGTGGAGGCTGCCGAGTAGTCGCCGAGCAAAGCTCCTGTCCGGCAATGCACGGGCCGGGCCTAAAGTGCCTCTCCGGCGGCGATAAACCAGGCCCGGAGCCGGTGGGGCGGTGAACGCGACTGGTCCGACGGTAGGTACAGTTACGTAAGGTACAATTTCTGTACTTGTCAGGTGGGGGTGCCTGGGAATCCGTGACAAAAACCGCGACTGTCTTCCGCTGGAACGACTTCCCGCGGCGCGACCGCCTCTGGCTCGGCATCGAGAGCACATTCGCGGTCGCGACCGGCCCGGCCGAGATGCCGTCGGTCGAGGCCGCCCGAACCGTGATCCGGCAACTCGCGACGATCGACCCGTCCAGCCGGTTCACGCGTCGCATCGATGCCGCCAGGGGGGCCCGTGTTCCTGTTCCGCTCAGGCAGCGCGAACGGTTCCTGTCGGCCGTCGTCGTCGACCTCGACGACAGCCCGGCCGCCATTGGCGAGCCCGTCGAGGATTCCGGCCCACTGCTGGCCCGTCTGGCCGAGCTCTGCGAGGAGGGTCTCGGTGACCTTCCGTTCCGGATCTTCGTCGGCCAGCGCTGCTCGTTCCTCATGTTCTCCCACCTCCTCGGCGACTACACCTGCCTGAAGTTCTGGGCCGGCGTGCTGCGCCACGCGCTGGAGGGCAGCCGTCCGACCGACCTGGTGGGTGGCGGGACGCGGTACCCGCTACCCCGTGCCCTGCGTGAGACCTACGGCCGCCGGCCGGCCCTGCTCAGGGATCTCGCGGCGTCGATGCGTGAACGGCACGAGGTCCCCGCCGGCCGGCTTGGTTTCCTGGGTGGCGAGCTCCCGGGTGGCAAGCAGCTCGAGCTCGGCGAGTTCCCGGGTGGCGAGCAGCTCGAGCTCGGTAAGCGGCTGCCAGCCCAGGCCGCGGCGGGGCCGCGCCCGGCGGCGGGCGGCGTGGGCAGGCTGCTCCAGCGTTCCCGGCCGGGTTACCTGGCCACGCTGCGCGCGTGGCGGGACCTGCACGCCCCTGGCGTGTCCGTGAACAGCGTGCTGTTCGCGGCGACCATGGCCGCGATGGACGCGGCTGGGCTCGGCAGCGCCGACGACG of the Pseudofrankia saprophytica genome contains:
- the panC gene encoding pantoate--beta-alanine ligase, whose protein sequence is MPRTPLADPDARTRPALASTRAELAALLAPPAGRRAVVMTMGALHEGHATLIRAARREAEQVVVTIFVNPLQFGPHEDLDRYPRTLAADLEVCAREGVDVVFAPSVVHDPAPLVTVGAGPLGDMLEGASRPGHFDGVLTVVATLLHLVRPDLAFFGRKDAQQLVCIRRMAADLAFGVRIVGVPTVREPDGLALSSRNAYLTTAQRSSALALSRALAAGLAAAAAGPDAVVAAARAVLAAEPGIEVDYLVLASPDDLGQATTGPALLLVAARVGATRLIDNVELTLPPAAEPEA
- a CDS encoding MMPL family transporter, which gives rise to MPSRAPHHPDGHRADHSAQAPARSAAGAARRPNGNAGRVTADGHANHLAARAARWSVRHRKFAVAGWLLAVVAVIMIGNMIGTKTLKDEDMSLGESGRAEQTLRDAGFVDRDSENVLIQLPTAPAGGQLADPQVRATVADVIARIAATGEVTDVRAPIPAQGATEDSGLVSADGRSVLVTFELTGDPDTAADRIEPVMDTVASVAAAHSGLTVEQFGQASADKALDETMGNDFQRAEWSAIPVTIAILLIVFGALIAALIPVALAMTAFIGTLGVVAFVSHLMPTNEIATSVMLLIGLAVGVDYALFYIRREREERAKGHGPERALAIASETSGHTVLVSGLTVAVSLAGLMITGMSVFTGIAVGTMIVVLVALLGSVTVLPALLSLLGDRVELGRLPWKRPAAPDAPRSRRARRAARRTARHSKRQAGEIADAAMTEVLGAAVAAEHAERVERAERAALLEAAGKNGRVRLLDRLMRHPGIVATVTGGLLILLALPTLGMHTAEQGLDDLPKDIPVMKTYQRLTAAFPGGPTPAVIVVSAPDVTSAPVTAAIDDLRSKAVAAKVGFEPVVVDISADKTVARVLMPIAGGGTDDASMDAVHTLRDDLVPSTIEKIPGARADVSGLAAGSLDFNDQLGGRTPLVIGFVLLLAFGLLLTAFRSATVAALAVGLNLLSVGAAYGLLVLIFQHHWADSLLNFTATGSIANWMPLMLFVILFGLSMDYQVFLLSRVREAREAGLDMRSAALAGLRRSAGVVTSAAVIMVAVFSIFATLSQVSMKQLGIGLGSAILIDATVIRVLLMPAMLTLLGDRVWRPKAGSTPAAGPDAGETPATVLPTQQPRSLRAHSHTS